GAGCTGTTCGGGGACGAGATCGACGCGCTCAGCACGCTGCACCCGCTCTCCGGGGACGTGGTGCGCACCGAGGAGGCGGTGCACCTGTTCCCGGCCACGCACTACGTGGCGGGGCCGGAGCGGATGGAGCGCGCGATCGGCGGCATCGAGGCAGAGCTCGCCGAGCGGCTCGACGAGCTCGAGCGGCAGAACAAGCTGCTCGAGGCCCAGCGGCTGCGTATGCGCACCACGTACGACATCGAGATGATGCGCCAGATCGGCACCTGCTCAGGTATCGAGAACTACTCACGGCACATCGACGGCCGCGGAGCCGGCACGGCACCGAACACGCTGCTCGACTACTTCCCCGAGGACTTCCTCCTGGTCATCGACGAGTCGCACGTGACCGTCCCGCAGATCGGGGCCATGTACGAGGGCGACATGTCCCGCAAGCGCACTTTGGTCGACTTCGGTTTCCGGCTGCCCTCCGCGATGGACAACCGGCCGCTGCGGTGGGAGGAGTTCCTCGAGCGGATCGGCCAGACGGTCTACCTCTCCGCCACTCCGGGGCCCTACGAGCTGAGCCAGTCCGACGGCGTGGTCGAGCAGATCATCCGGCCCACCGGCCTCATCGACCCCGAGGTGGTCGTCAAGCCGACCAAGGGCCAGATCGATGACCTTCTCGGCGAGATTCACGACCGGGTCGAGCGCGACGAGAGGGTGCTGGTGACCACCCTGACCAAGAAGATGGCCGAGGACCTCACCGACTACCTGCTCGAGCGGGACGTGCGCGTGCGGTACTTGCACTCCGACGTGGACACGCTCCGCCGCGTCGAGCTCCTGCGCGAGCTGAGGCTCGGGCAGTTCGACGTGCTCGTCGGGATCAACCTGCTGCGTGAGGGCCTCGACCTGCCGGAGGTGTCCCTCGTCGCGATCCTGGACGCCGACAAGGAGGGTTTCCTGCGCTCGTCCACGTCGCTGATCCAGACGATCGGCCGCGCCGCCCGCAACGTGTCGGGCCAGGTGCACATGTACGCCGACACCATCACGGCGTCGATGGCGCAGGCGATCGAGGAGACCACCCGCCGGCGCGAGAAGCAGGTGGCCTACAACACCGAGCACGGCATCGAGCCCACCGCCC
This window of the Georgenia yuyongxinii genome carries:
- the uvrB gene encoding excinuclease ABC subunit UvrB, with the protein product MRPVTDLQRSVAPFEVISEYTPSGDQPTAIADLTERLRAGEKDIVLLGATGTGKSATTAWLVEQVQRPTLVMAPNKTLAAQLATEFRELLPNNAVEYFVSYYDYYQPEAYIAQTDTYIEKDSSINDEVERLRHSATNSLLTRRDVVVVASVSCIYGLGTPQEYVDRMVQLQVGQQVDRDELLRHFVSMQYTRNDMAFTRGTFRVRGDTIEIIPVYEELAIRIELFGDEIDALSTLHPLSGDVVRTEEAVHLFPATHYVAGPERMERAIGGIEAELAERLDELERQNKLLEAQRLRMRTTYDIEMMRQIGTCSGIENYSRHIDGRGAGTAPNTLLDYFPEDFLLVIDESHVTVPQIGAMYEGDMSRKRTLVDFGFRLPSAMDNRPLRWEEFLERIGQTVYLSATPGPYELSQSDGVVEQIIRPTGLIDPEVVVKPTKGQIDDLLGEIHDRVERDERVLVTTLTKKMAEDLTDYLLERDVRVRYLHSDVDTLRRVELLRELRLGQFDVLVGINLLREGLDLPEVSLVAILDADKEGFLRSSTSLIQTIGRAARNVSGQVHMYADTITASMAQAIEETTRRREKQVAYNTEHGIEPTALRKKIADVTDMLAREDIDTAELLEGGYRGSGKGAGAKDRRKAGEGVREKLAGAAASDLAELIQDLSSQMHAAAEELKFELAARLRDEIADLKKELRQMAAANS